A region of Faecalibacterium taiwanense DNA encodes the following proteins:
- the uxaC gene encoding glucuronate isomerase, translating into MKAFMDKEFMLQSPTAQHLYHDYAADMPICDYHCHIPPREIYENRRFENIAQVWLGGRNPDGSYFGDHYKWRVMRSNGVPEEYITGDKPDRERFQKFAEALPMAIGNPMYHWTNLELHVFFGYDGVLNGDTAEEVWNLCNDKLQHDPKLTVRGLIEQSNVAFIGTTDDPIDDLYWHKKIKEDSTIKFTVAPSFRPDKAININKPGFAEYMGKLAAVVGKEKLACIDCVTDALTKRIEFFAEMGCRASDHGLDYIPYREATKEEVNAIYQKVMKGETCTVEEAEKYQTYILIHLGKQYHRLGIAMQIHYNCLRGVNRKMNALLGPDTGYDMINTATCGGEIASLLSALNDTDECPKTIIYSLNPADDAQIGTILGCFQNSEVPGKIQHGSAWWFNDHKIGMEEQMTRLASLGLLGNFVGMLTDSRSFLSYTRHDYFRRILCNIIGQWVEDGEYPNDEKALEKIVKGICFDNAKRYFNL; encoded by the coding sequence ATGAAAGCATTTATGGATAAGGAATTCATGCTCCAGTCTCCCACTGCTCAGCATCTGTACCACGACTACGCTGCGGATATGCCTATCTGCGACTACCACTGCCACATCCCTCCCCGTGAGATCTACGAGAACCGCCGCTTTGAGAACATCGCTCAGGTGTGGCTGGGCGGCCGCAACCCGGACGGCAGCTACTTTGGCGACCACTACAAGTGGCGCGTGATGCGTTCCAACGGTGTGCCCGAGGAGTACATCACCGGTGATAAGCCCGACCGCGAGCGCTTCCAGAAGTTTGCAGAGGCTCTGCCCATGGCCATCGGCAACCCGATGTACCACTGGACCAACCTCGAGCTGCATGTGTTCTTTGGCTACGACGGCGTGCTGAACGGCGACACCGCTGAGGAAGTGTGGAACCTGTGCAACGACAAGCTGCAGCACGATCCCAAGCTGACTGTCCGCGGCCTGATCGAGCAGTCCAACGTTGCCTTCATCGGCACCACCGATGATCCCATCGATGATCTGTACTGGCACAAGAAGATCAAGGAAGACTCCACCATCAAGTTCACCGTGGCTCCTTCCTTCCGCCCCGATAAGGCAATCAACATCAACAAGCCCGGCTTTGCCGAGTACATGGGCAAGCTGGCCGCTGTTGTGGGCAAGGAAAAGCTGGCCTGCATCGACTGCGTCACCGACGCTCTGACCAAGCGCATCGAGTTCTTTGCCGAGATGGGCTGCCGCGCTTCTGACCACGGTCTGGATTACATTCCCTACCGTGAGGCCACCAAGGAAGAGGTCAACGCCATTTACCAGAAGGTGATGAAGGGCGAAACCTGCACCGTGGAAGAGGCTGAGAAGTACCAGACCTACATCCTGATCCATCTGGGCAAGCAGTATCACCGTCTGGGCATCGCCATGCAGATCCACTACAACTGCCTGCGCGGCGTGAACCGCAAGATGAACGCTCTGCTGGGACCCGACACCGGCTATGATATGATCAACACCGCTACCTGCGGCGGCGAGATCGCAAGCCTGCTGAGCGCCCTGAACGACACCGACGAGTGCCCCAAGACCATCATCTACAGCCTGAACCCCGCCGACGACGCACAGATCGGCACCATTCTGGGCTGCTTCCAGAACAGCGAGGTGCCGGGCAAGATCCAGCACGGCTCCGCATGGTGGTTCAATGACCACAAGATCGGCATGGAAGAGCAGATGACCCGTCTGGCAAGCCTGGGCCTGCTGGGCAACTTCGTTGGCATGCTGACCGACAGCCGCAGCTTCCTGAGCTACACCCGTCACGACTACTTCCGCCGCATCCTGTGCAACATCATCGGCCAGTGGGTCGAGGATGGCGAGTATCCCAACGACGAGAAGGCTCTGGAGAAGATCGTCAAGGGCATCTGCTTCGACAACGCAAAGCGCTACTTCAACCTGTAA
- a CDS encoding small multi-drug export protein encodes MLKSYLLVFFVSMVPLIELRGAIPIGLGMGLPILPTYLVCVVGNMIPVPFIYLFARKFLIWGYHKPLIGPICKFCIVKGEKGGRALEAKAGRGLVVALLLFVGIPLPGTGAWTGTLAGSILDMKFKDVVKACMGGVLLAGIIMGLASAGLLGALSTLFSVG; translated from the coding sequence ATGCTCAAAAGCTATCTGCTGGTATTTTTTGTTTCCATGGTGCCGCTCATTGAACTGCGCGGAGCCATCCCCATCGGGCTTGGCATGGGCCTGCCCATCCTGCCCACCTATCTGGTGTGCGTGGTGGGCAACATGATCCCGGTGCCGTTCATCTATCTGTTTGCACGCAAATTCCTGATCTGGGGCTACCACAAGCCCCTTATCGGGCCAATCTGCAAGTTCTGCATCGTCAAGGGCGAGAAAGGCGGCCGCGCACTGGAAGCCAAGGCGGGCCGCGGCCTTGTGGTGGCGCTGCTGCTGTTCGTGGGTATCCCGCTGCCGGGCACCGGCGCGTGGACCGGGACGCTGGCGGGCTCGATCCTGGATATGAAGTTCAAGGACGTGGTCAAGGCCTGCATGGGCGGCGTGCTGCTGGCGGGCATCATCATGGGTCTGGCCAGCGCGGGCCTGCTGGGTGCGCTGAGCACCCTGTTCTCGGTGGGCTGA
- a CDS encoding folylpolyglutamate synthase/dihydrofolate synthase family protein: MNYEQAMEYIHAVQWAGHKPGLTRTRTLLAALGDPHKQLRFVHVAGTNGKGSTASMMASCLQAAGYRVGLYTSPFINRFNERIQINGVQIPDEELVKLVEQVKPAADAMEDVPTEFEIITALGMLYFAQQKCEIVVLEVGLGGTLDSTNVIDAPECAVITALGMDHVKELGPTLADIAAAKAGIIKEECPVVSYGGVPEADIVIRRVCAEKHAELTEVDFSRLKYEGGSLDAVEFDFDGLTDVHLPLIGSYQPRNAALAITALRVMRAHGWNIPESAIRTGLETVSWPGRFELLRHAPAFLLDGSHNAHGMRATVQSLRDRFPGQKFVFLVSIMADKDVDQMLSLLAPLAVRFVTVAAHTPRSMPAETLAEHIRAYGCRAEAAASIEAGVARAVELGGEGPVCALGTLYFSGDVRKAFAELVKG; the protein is encoded by the coding sequence ATGAATTACGAACAGGCAATGGAATACATCCATGCGGTCCAGTGGGCCGGCCACAAGCCCGGCCTGACGCGCACCCGCACCCTGCTGGCCGCACTGGGCGACCCGCACAAACAGCTCAGATTCGTGCATGTTGCAGGCACCAACGGCAAGGGCAGCACCGCCTCCATGATGGCGTCCTGCCTGCAGGCCGCGGGCTATCGGGTGGGCCTGTACACCTCGCCCTTCATCAACCGCTTCAACGAGCGCATCCAGATCAACGGCGTGCAGATCCCGGATGAAGAGCTGGTGAAACTAGTGGAGCAGGTAAAGCCCGCCGCCGATGCCATGGAAGATGTGCCCACCGAGTTTGAGATCATCACGGCGCTTGGGATGCTCTATTTTGCCCAGCAGAAATGTGAGATCGTGGTGCTGGAGGTGGGCCTTGGCGGCACGCTGGATTCCACCAACGTCATTGATGCCCCGGAGTGCGCAGTCATCACGGCACTGGGTATGGATCATGTGAAGGAGCTTGGCCCCACTCTTGCGGACATTGCCGCCGCCAAGGCGGGGATCATCAAGGAAGAGTGCCCGGTGGTGAGCTACGGCGGCGTGCCGGAGGCAGATATTGTTATCCGCCGCGTCTGTGCTGAAAAGCATGCCGAGCTGACTGAGGTGGATTTCAGCAGGCTGAAGTACGAGGGCGGCAGCCTTGACGCGGTGGAGTTCGACTTTGACGGCCTGACGGATGTGCACCTGCCCCTGATCGGCAGCTACCAGCCGCGAAATGCGGCGCTGGCTATCACGGCTCTGCGGGTGATGCGTGCCCATGGCTGGAACATTCCGGAAAGCGCCATCCGTACTGGTCTTGAAACGGTCAGCTGGCCGGGCCGGTTCGAGCTGCTGCGGCACGCGCCCGCGTTTCTGCTGGACGGCAGCCACAACGCCCACGGAATGCGTGCCACGGTGCAGAGCCTGAGAGACCGCTTCCCCGGGCAGAAGTTCGTTTTTCTGGTCAGCATCATGGCAGACAAGGATGTGGACCAGATGCTCAGCCTGCTGGCACCGCTGGCGGTGCGGTTCGTCACGGTGGCGGCGCACACGCCGCGCTCCATGCCTGCCGAAACCCTGGCAGAACACATCCGGGCCTATGGCTGCAGGGCGGAAGCGGCAGCTTCCATTGAAGCGGGCGTGGCCCGGGCGGTGGAGCTGGGCGGCGAAGGCCCGGTGTGCGCACTGGGCACGCTGTATTTCTCTGGCGATGTGCGGAAGGCGTTTGCGGAACTTGTGAAGGGCTGA
- a CDS encoding M3 family oligoendopeptidase → MKFNEMTYTRPDIGALLARCKELAAKAAAAPDGDALVRLYYEQSEAFAEYNTAANLANIHYTCDTRDEYWKAEQDFFDANGPAVTNASVEISRAFLANPHVDALTEKFGTTCVAGMKNAVLGMDDRTVELQQQFNALVSRYQQIYGGALVELDGKQLTIPQLGPYKEDLDPAVRRAAYEAEAGYFDAHRAELDELYGEIVKNLNAQARVMGYHDYSELSYVRMNRIGYGPEEIRKFRDQVANDVVPQLQKVMALRAKRTGIARPTFTDLPIMFKDGNPKPIPGYKARMDAARTMYHELSPETAEFIDFMQDNELFDVESRPGKMSGGYMTSLPSYKAPFIFANWNNTSGDVDVLTHECGHAFEGYVAERDPEVPADLECPGMESAEIHSMAMEFLTAPWHHLLFGKDTDKYALLHAEDSFVFLAYGCEVDEFQHIMYQNPDLTPDERNAEWLKLEKKYRPWIDFAGLPFYGRGAGWQRQLHIYECPFYYIDYCLSTMAALQFFLLSLTDHKDAWQRYLRLVRRAGMASYTELLETAGLKIPFEDGSIKGIAQQMTDWLETHQV, encoded by the coding sequence ATGAAATTCAACGAAATGACCTATACCCGCCCGGACATCGGTGCCCTGCTGGCCCGGTGCAAAGAGCTGGCCGCAAAGGCCGCTGCCGCACCGGACGGCGATGCTCTTGTCCGGCTCTACTACGAGCAGAGCGAAGCCTTTGCGGAGTACAACACCGCCGCGAACCTTGCCAACATCCACTACACCTGCGACACCCGCGATGAATACTGGAAGGCTGAGCAGGACTTCTTTGATGCCAACGGCCCCGCCGTGACCAACGCCAGCGTAGAGATCAGCCGCGCTTTCCTTGCGAATCCGCATGTGGATGCCCTGACCGAAAAATTCGGCACCACCTGTGTGGCCGGTATGAAGAATGCCGTTCTGGGCATGGATGACCGCACCGTGGAGCTGCAGCAGCAGTTCAATGCTCTGGTGAGCCGCTACCAGCAGATCTACGGCGGCGCACTGGTGGAGCTGGACGGCAAACAGCTCACCATCCCGCAGCTGGGCCCTTACAAGGAGGATCTGGACCCTGCCGTGCGCCGCGCCGCCTACGAGGCCGAGGCCGGTTATTTTGACGCCCACCGTGCCGAGCTGGACGAGCTGTACGGCGAGATCGTGAAGAACCTGAATGCACAGGCCCGGGTAATGGGCTATCACGACTACAGTGAGCTCTCCTACGTCCGCATGAACCGCATCGGCTACGGCCCGGAGGAGATCCGGAAATTCCGCGATCAGGTGGCAAACGATGTGGTGCCCCAGCTGCAAAAGGTGATGGCCCTGCGTGCAAAGCGCACCGGCATTGCCCGCCCCACCTTCACCGATCTGCCCATCATGTTCAAGGACGGCAATCCCAAGCCCATTCCCGGCTACAAAGCCCGTATGGATGCCGCCCGCACCATGTACCATGAGCTTAGCCCGGAAACCGCCGAGTTCATCGACTTTATGCAGGACAACGAGCTGTTCGATGTGGAGAGCCGCCCCGGCAAGATGTCCGGCGGCTACATGACCAGCCTGCCCAGCTACAAGGCCCCCTTCATTTTTGCCAACTGGAACAACACCTCCGGCGATGTGGACGTGCTGACCCACGAGTGCGGCCACGCCTTTGAGGGCTATGTGGCCGAGCGTGATCCCGAAGTGCCCGCCGATCTGGAATGTCCCGGCATGGAGAGCGCCGAGATCCACTCCATGGCCATGGAGTTCCTGACCGCACCGTGGCATCATCTGCTGTTTGGCAAGGACACCGACAAATACGCCCTGCTGCACGCCGAGGACAGTTTTGTGTTCCTTGCTTACGGATGCGAAGTGGACGAGTTCCAGCACATCATGTACCAGAACCCGGATCTGACCCCCGATGAACGCAATGCCGAGTGGCTCAAGCTGGAAAAGAAGTACCGCCCGTGGATCGATTTTGCCGGTCTTCCCTTCTATGGCCGCGGTGCAGGCTGGCAGCGTCAGCTGCACATTTATGAGTGCCCCTTCTACTATATCGACTACTGCCTGTCCACCATGGCCGCACTGCAGTTCTTCCTGCTGAGCCTGACCGACCACAAGGACGCATGGCAGCGCTATCTGCGCCTTGTGCGCCGTGCAGGCATGGCCAGCTACACCGAGCTGCTGGAAACTGCCGGGCTGAAGATCCCCTTTGAGGATGGCAGCATCAAAGGCATCGCCCAGCAGATGACCGACTGGCTGGAGACCCATCAGGTATAA
- a CDS encoding exodeoxyribonuclease III, with protein MKLISWNVNGLRACLTHGFAESFAALDADIFSVQETKMQPGQADFAPDGYTEYTYSAEKKGYSGTACWCREQPLTVTAGIGIEQHDHEGRVLTLEYPGFWLVNCYTPNSQDGLKRLDYRMEWEDAFRAYLLALDAKKPVILCGDLNVAHREIDIKNDKTNHMSAGFTDQERGKMTELLDAGFADSFRVLHPDEVKYSWWSYRFHAREKNAGWRIDYFIVSRRIADKIRAAEIHNEIFGSDHCPVELDIDL; from the coding sequence ATGAAACTGATCAGCTGGAACGTCAACGGCCTGCGCGCCTGCCTGACCCATGGCTTTGCCGAGAGCTTTGCGGCTCTGGATGCCGATATCTTTTCGGTGCAGGAGACCAAGATGCAGCCCGGTCAGGCGGATTTTGCGCCGGATGGCTACACCGAGTATACCTATTCTGCCGAGAAGAAGGGCTACTCCGGCACGGCCTGCTGGTGCCGTGAGCAGCCGCTGACCGTGACCGCCGGCATCGGCATTGAGCAGCACGACCACGAGGGCCGTGTGCTCACGCTGGAATACCCGGGGTTCTGGCTGGTGAACTGCTATACCCCCAACAGTCAGGATGGGCTGAAGCGTCTGGACTACCGCATGGAGTGGGAGGATGCCTTCCGTGCCTACCTGCTGGCACTGGACGCAAAAAAGCCGGTGATCCTGTGCGGCGATCTGAATGTTGCCCATAGAGAGATCGACATCAAGAACGACAAGACCAACCACATGAGCGCAGGCTTTACCGATCAGGAGCGCGGCAAAATGACCGAACTGCTGGACGCAGGCTTTGCCGACAGCTTCCGCGTGCTGCACCCGGATGAGGTGAAGTACAGCTGGTGGAGCTACCGCTTCCACGCCCGCGAGAAGAATGCGGGCTGGCGCATCGATTACTTCATCGTGTCCCGCCGCATTGCCGATAAGATCCGCGCGGCGGAGATCCACAACGAGATCTTCGGCTCAGACCACTGCCCGGTGGAGCTGGACATTGACCTGTAA
- the epsC gene encoding serine O-acetyltransferase EpsC translates to MGLLEDARNIQRKDPAARNVLEVILLYPGFHILVYHRIAHWLYQHKRFFLARWVSQHGRRRTGIEIHPGATIGRCLFIDHGMGIVFGETCEIGDNCTIYHGVTLGGTGKDTGKRHPTLGNNVLIGAGTKVLGPVYIGDNSRIGAGSVVLRNLPANCTAVGVPAEVVRINNKAVNPADDLDQQDLPDIVAQRLTDLDRRLGALENAAQGDTPPTAAQIAARQKS, encoded by the coding sequence ATGGGTTTGTTGGAGGACGCGCGGAACATCCAGCGCAAGGACCCCGCTGCACGCAACGTGCTGGAGGTCATTTTGCTGTATCCGGGCTTTCACATTCTGGTGTATCACCGCATTGCGCACTGGCTATACCAGCACAAGCGGTTCTTTCTGGCCCGGTGGGTCAGCCAGCATGGCCGCCGCCGCACCGGCATCGAGATCCACCCCGGTGCCACCATCGGCAGATGCCTGTTCATTGATCACGGCATGGGCATCGTGTTCGGTGAGACCTGTGAGATCGGGGACAACTGCACCATCTACCACGGTGTCACTCTGGGCGGCACCGGCAAGGACACCGGCAAGCGCCACCCCACTCTGGGCAACAACGTGCTGATCGGTGCAGGCACCAAGGTCCTTGGCCCGGTGTATATCGGGGACAACTCCCGCATCGGCGCAGGCAGCGTGGTGCTGCGCAATCTGCCCGCCAACTGCACCGCTGTGGGCGTGCCCGCCGAGGTGGTGCGCATCAACAACAAGGCCGTGAACCCGGCGGACGATCTGGATCAGCAGGATCTGCCGGATATCGTAGCCCAGCGCCTGACCGATCTGGACCGCCGTCTCGGCGCGCTGGAAAACGCTGCGCAGGGCGACACCCCGCCCACGGCAGCGCAGATCGCCGCACGACAGAAGTCGTAA
- a CDS encoding Sapep family Mn(2+)-dependent dipeptidase, producing MDQALNQKIDAYIAQNKEQLLKDIAALVAVNSVEGTPEEGAPFGAGPRAALDKTLELAAGMGFATRNCENYIGYAELAGKDPEKYLATICHVDVVPVGNGWTADPFTMRIQDGWLLGRGVADDKGPMVATLYALKFLKEQGYELRYPIRALAGTNEETHMQDVDYYLKNYPAPAFCFTPDAEFPVCNGEKGLFGAKIVSPVCNGVIVEIEGGVANNAVPDRASALVRTDISKLKNAPNITLEPEGDGVRIRGWGKSGHAAMPQGTVNAIGLVVNYLLDNGLCNETERTYLEAVRKLHASTAGEGLGINCADGPFGPLTVIGGRIYMEDGRIFQTMDSRFPTCTNGKKMTEQIRAALGDGAELRDVTAAEPFYIEADSPAILACINTYNEVTGENAKPFTMGGGTYARHFPYAVSFGPEHVDLPLPEFGGPMHGANEAAPIDKLLEAVKIYIIALLRLEEIDF from the coding sequence ATGGATCAGGCACTGAATCAGAAAATCGACGCATATATTGCGCAAAACAAGGAACAGCTGCTGAAGGATATCGCCGCTCTGGTGGCAGTCAACAGCGTAGAGGGCACCCCGGAAGAGGGCGCACCCTTCGGCGCAGGCCCCCGTGCAGCGCTGGACAAGACGCTGGAGCTGGCTGCGGGCATGGGCTTTGCCACCCGCAACTGCGAAAACTACATCGGCTATGCAGAGCTGGCCGGCAAGGACCCTGAAAAGTATCTGGCGACCATCTGCCATGTGGACGTGGTGCCCGTGGGCAACGGCTGGACGGCCGACCCCTTCACCATGCGCATTCAGGACGGCTGGCTGCTGGGCCGCGGCGTTGCCGACGACAAAGGCCCCATGGTGGCTACCCTGTATGCCCTGAAGTTCCTCAAGGAGCAGGGCTATGAGCTGCGCTACCCCATCCGCGCACTGGCAGGCACCAACGAGGAGACCCACATGCAGGATGTGGACTACTACCTCAAGAACTACCCGGCTCCCGCTTTCTGCTTTACCCCGGATGCCGAGTTCCCGGTGTGCAACGGCGAGAAGGGCCTGTTCGGCGCCAAGATCGTCAGCCCGGTGTGCAACGGCGTCATCGTGGAGATCGAGGGCGGCGTGGCAAACAACGCCGTGCCCGACCGTGCAAGCGCGCTGGTCAGGACCGACATCTCCAAGCTGAAGAATGCCCCCAACATCACGCTGGAGCCGGAAGGCGACGGCGTGCGCATCCGCGGCTGGGGCAAGTCCGGCCACGCAGCCATGCCGCAGGGCACTGTGAACGCCATTGGTCTGGTGGTGAACTACCTGCTGGACAACGGCCTGTGCAATGAGACCGAGCGCACCTATCTGGAGGCTGTGCGCAAGCTGCACGCTTCTACTGCCGGTGAGGGTCTGGGCATCAACTGCGCCGACGGCCCCTTTGGCCCGCTGACTGTGATCGGCGGCCGCATCTACATGGAAGATGGCCGCATTTTCCAGACCATGGACAGCCGCTTCCCCACCTGCACCAACGGCAAAAAGATGACCGAGCAGATCCGTGCCGCACTGGGCGATGGCGCTGAGCTGCGTGATGTGACCGCTGCCGAGCCCTTCTATATTGAAGCAGACAGCCCTGCCATTCTGGCCTGCATCAACACCTACAACGAAGTGACCGGCGAGAACGCCAAGCCCTTCACCATGGGCGGCGGCACCTATGCCCGCCACTTCCCCTATGCTGTCAGCTTCGGCCCCGAGCATGTGGACCTGCCGCTGCCGGAATTCGGCGGCCCGATGCACGGTGCAAACGAAGCGGCACCCATCGACAAGCTGCTGGAAGCCGTGAAGATCTATATCATCGCGCTGCTGCGCCTTGAGGAGATCGACTTCTGA
- a CDS encoding DUF3842 family protein, giving the protein MNVLVIDGQGGGLGKQLVAALSTQCPVARLTAVGTNSLAANAMRKAGAPRAATGENAVVVNCRSADIIVGPIGIVVADALLGEITPAMATAVCQSHAMRVLIPVNHCENYIVGVPEQPISDLVAAAVQKVKALCAGERC; this is encoded by the coding sequence ATGAATGTGCTCGTCATCGATGGGCAGGGCGGGGGCCTTGGCAAACAGCTGGTGGCAGCCCTGAGCACGCAGTGTCCGGTGGCCCGGCTCACTGCGGTGGGCACCAACAGTCTGGCGGCAAACGCCATGCGCAAGGCCGGTGCCCCGCGTGCCGCCACCGGCGAGAACGCCGTGGTGGTGAACTGCCGCAGCGCGGATATCATCGTGGGGCCCATCGGCATCGTCGTTGCGGATGCACTGCTGGGCGAGATCACGCCCGCCATGGCCACAGCCGTGTGCCAGAGCCATGCGATGCGGGTGCTCATCCCGGTGAACCACTGCGAAAACTATATCGTGGGTGTGCCGGAGCAGCCCATCAGTGATCTGGTGGCCGCTGCGGTGCAGAAGGTGAAAGCTCTCTGCGCCGGGGAGCGCTGCTGA
- a CDS encoding folate family ECF transporter S component: MNNSKNSVRTLTMLALLVAMSIVFSWVLSISTGFVRFNLGSLPVLLAALLFGPGAGFAVGAVADMIGGVLAGYAINPLITLGAGAIGLVAGLAWQKLPGLRTGLRLQISVLLGHFVGSMVITSLALRIFYGYPWATLAVRIPNALILAAVNTVLLRILLENRTLMKMVKK, translated from the coding sequence ATGAACAACTCGAAAAATTCCGTCCGTACGCTCACCATGCTGGCCTTGCTGGTGGCAATGAGCATCGTGTTCAGCTGGGTGCTGAGCATCTCCACCGGCTTTGTGCGGTTCAATCTGGGCAGCCTGCCGGTGCTGCTGGCAGCGCTGCTGTTCGGCCCCGGTGCCGGCTTTGCCGTGGGCGCCGTGGCCGATATGATCGGCGGCGTGCTGGCAGGCTACGCCATCAACCCGCTCATCACGCTGGGCGCGGGTGCCATTGGTCTGGTGGCGGGGCTTGCATGGCAGAAGCTGCCCGGGCTGCGCACCGGCCTGCGGCTGCAGATCAGCGTGCTGCTGGGACACTTTGTGGGTTCCATGGTCATCACCTCGCTGGCACTGCGCATCTTCTACGGCTACCCGTGGGCAACGCTGGCAGTGCGCATCCCCAATGCACTGATCCTGGCTGCGGTGAACACTGTGCTGCTGCGCATCCTGCTGGAGAACCGTACCCTGATGAAGATGGTGAAAAAGTAA
- a CDS encoding MATE family efflux transporter, with amino-acid sequence MENQAVSGTKKPLFGGRKPLFTQKELLLLTGPLLVEQLLEVTVGMADTMMVSRCGEAAISGVSLVDMINNLIIVLFAALATGGAVVVSQFLGAREQKEADASSGQLLLLSGVFGLLVGAFCFVLARPMIRLFYGAIEADVLDASVLYLRIIAISYPFLALYNGGAALFRSMGNSKISMQISFLMNVINIVGNAVCIFGFKMGVDGVAWPSVLSRVVAAALILRKCYQKGNAITVPKTTRLDAKMTKRILGIGIPSAFENSLFEAGRILVVSMISTFGTVQIAANAVANNLDGMGVIPGKALSLAMITVVGRCIGARDDEQAVYYTRKLTVWSYIAMGLSNGAILLFLHKLIGIYALSGETMVLSELLVRIHAGFAILLWTLSFVLPNALRAANDVKFTMIVSILSMAVWRLGFSYLLCVRMGWGAVGVWIAMIIDWVCRVTCFVLRFRSGVWKTKYQA; translated from the coding sequence ATGGAAAATCAGGCGGTGAGCGGAACAAAAAAGCCGCTCTTCGGAGGGCGGAAGCCGCTGTTCACACAAAAGGAACTGCTGCTGCTGACCGGCCCGCTGCTGGTGGAGCAGCTGCTGGAAGTGACCGTGGGTATGGCCGATACCATGATGGTGTCCCGCTGCGGCGAAGCGGCCATTTCCGGTGTCAGCCTTGTGGACATGATCAACAACCTCATCATCGTGCTGTTTGCGGCGCTGGCCACTGGCGGCGCAGTGGTGGTAAGCCAGTTTTTGGGTGCGCGGGAGCAGAAGGAGGCCGATGCAAGCTCTGGCCAGCTGCTTTTGCTCAGCGGTGTGTTCGGGTTGCTGGTGGGTGCATTCTGCTTTGTTCTGGCCCGGCCCATGATCCGGCTGTTCTACGGTGCCATCGAGGCCGATGTGCTGGATGCCAGCGTGCTGTACCTGCGCATCATCGCCATCAGTTATCCGTTTCTGGCACTGTATAACGGCGGTGCGGCACTGTTCCGCAGCATGGGCAACTCCAAGATCTCCATGCAGATCAGCTTTTTGATGAACGTGATCAACATTGTGGGCAACGCAGTGTGCATCTTCGGATTTAAAATGGGCGTAGACGGTGTTGCATGGCCCAGCGTGCTGTCTCGTGTGGTGGCAGCGGCCCTTATCCTGCGCAAGTGCTACCAGAAGGGCAATGCCATCACGGTGCCCAAGACCACCCGGCTGGATGCAAAGATGACAAAGCGCATTCTGGGCATCGGCATCCCGTCCGCCTTTGAGAACAGCCTGTTCGAGGCCGGACGCATTCTGGTGGTGAGCATGATCTCCACCTTCGGCACAGTGCAGATCGCAGCAAACGCCGTGGCAAACAATCTGGACGGCATGGGCGTGATCCCCGGCAAGGCCCTCAGCCTTGCCATGATCACGGTGGTGGGCCGCTGCATCGGTGCGCGGGACGACGAGCAGGCTGTTTATTATACCCGCAAGCTGACGGTGTGGTCTTACATCGCAATGGGGCTTTCCAACGGTGCCATCCTGCTGTTTTTGCACAAGCTCATCGGCATCTACGCGCTGTCCGGTGAGACGATGGTGCTTTCTGAGCTGCTGGTACGTATCCATGCAGGCTTTGCCATCCTGCTGTGGACCCTGTCCTTCGTGCTGCCCAACGCCCTGCGTGCAGCCAACGATGTGAAGTTCACCATGATCGTGTCCATCCTGAGCATGGCGGTGTGGCGGCTGGGCTTCAGCTACCTGCTGTGCGTGCGCATGGGCTGGGGCGCTGTGGGCGTGTGGATCGCAATGATCATTGACTGGGTTTGCCGCGTGACATGCTTTGTGCTCCGCTTCCGCAGCGGTGTATGGAAAACCAAATATCAGGCATAA